Part of the Sphaerochaeta associata genome is shown below.
CTCACGGTCGGTATCCTCGACTCGCAGTATGAATTTGCCTGAGTTAGCTCGGGCAAAGAAATAGTTGAACAAAGCTGTCCTCACTCCACCGATATGCTGAAGCCCGGTCGGAGATGGGGCGTAGCGGACTCTCACTTCCATCAGGATACACTCCTCTCAATGGTACTGTTGTACCGTAAAACAGAGATTATAGCAACACGGAGAAGTGCCAACAAGGCGCCGATTCATACACCTGTCCAAGCAGGGAAAGAAAAATGAGCCCTTGACTTGACCACCCTTCCCTATTTCGATACCGTACACTCAATTGACTTGAGGAGGACCATCCTGATACCCGACGCTTTCCCAGCCTTCCTTGCAAGTGGGAACACCCACCTTGTGAAACTTTTCAAACTTCCGGTAGGACTTTTTACCACTTTCTATACATCACGACTTTTTAGTGTTATGAGCATTTTCGACCAGTTCCCCATTGAACTGCTTCTCTTGCTTTTCTCCCTTTTCACCCTGCTCTTCGCTTATACCATTCAGCGCCCCTCAACGCACCTGCTGAGAACCCAGCATGCATTGTTGGTCGAGGATATCCTGCAACACGACCAGTTCCTCAAGCTCAAGGAGTACCGGCATCACACCAACCATATCTACGACCATGCCCGGCGTGTTTCCTACCTCTCGTTTCGCATCAGCAAGGCATTGGGGATGGATTATCAGGCAGCAGCCCGAGGCGGCTTGCTTCACGACTTCTTCCTCTACGACTGGCGTGAGAGAAAACAAAACGACGAAAAGCGTTCGAGCCATGGAAAGGAACACCCTTTCATCGCTTTGGAGAACGCAAAGACCTATTTTTCCGTCAATTCATTGGAAGAGGATATCATCACCAAGCACATGTTCCCGAAGACCCTGGCCCTGCCCAGGTATAAGGAGAGCGTGGTGGTAAGCATCTCGGACAAGATTTCAGCAATCTACGAGTACGTAGTACGCGCCTAGCGCTTGCCTTCCATCCAGGCAACCACAGCGGCCATCGCCTCATTCTGCGCATCCATATTCTTGTCGTAGGGCATCAGGTGCCCGGCCTCAGGGATATGCAGATGCTTGTTCACACCCTTGCTCTTGCTTGTCGCCAAGACTGAAGCTTCTTGAGGAATGGTTGGATCCTTCCCTCCGCTGATTGAAAGCGTATCTGCCGCCAAATGGTCGATGCAGGCCACTGCCTGTCTCCTTACCCGCTCCAGCTCCCAAATTCCTTTGGGATACTGATACGACCAGTATTGAGAGCCAAGGAATGCATCGTCGTCTGCATCACCTTCATGATGGAAATGGTAGTCAGGGTCTGCCTGCCATGCCACTTTCCTGCGTTTGACAAAATGTCTGAGAACCCTGACCTGTGTGACCTGCAGCGAGGGAATAACCAAGGCCGGGGCAAGCAGGGCAAGGGCGTCTGCATCAAAGGCATCGGCAATAATGGCGGCGATTGCGCCTCCCATGGAGTGCCCCACCAACGAAACGTGGTCGTACCGCTGAGCCAGATAGGCGAAAGCATCATAGGCTGTGCCTATCCAATCCTCGGCCTTACTTGCCAAGAAATCCTTGGCGCTGGTCCCATGCCCTGGATAGCGGGGACAATACACATCAAAGCCGGCAGCGAACAAATCAATACCCGGGCGAATAAGTTCACCGGGATAACCGGTGAAACCATGGCACAACAAGACTGCTTTTCTTACCGACCGGGCATGAACCATCGCCCACGGCCGTGCGCATTTCCTCACTGGCGCCTTATCCTGATAGTGATGCTCATTGAAGTCGGGAACTTTATAGGTTATCTGCATGGAAACTCCTACCAACTCTGCTTCAGCAGATTCAAAAGGTCGATGCGGCTCCTCACCTGGGTTTTCCCGTAGATATTAGCCACATGGTTGTTCACCGTGTTTGCGCTGATGCCAAGCTGGCTTGCGATCTCCTTGTTGGTCAAGCCTTGGCTTATCAAGCGGATGACTGCAAACTCGCGCTCAGTGATATGGTACTCCTCCAAGTCCTCTAAAACAAGCTCTTTGTTCTTGACCACCGTCGACCTTCCCAAACGCACAAATTCCATGAATAAGAACGTCATGATGGTAATTGAGAGCGCCAGAAAGTAGATTCCGAACAACAACGGCTTGAGTGAGGGAAAGAGCAAGGCAAGCAGGATGGCGGGTACCATCGCTGCACTGACGATGATGATTGAAATCGCTGAAGTCCGGGCGGTCTTGTTTGCAATGGAGTTGATGTTCTTCAATGTCACCGAGAGACAGAAGGCAATGACGAA
Proteins encoded:
- a CDS encoding alpha/beta hydrolase encodes the protein MQITYKVPDFNEHHYQDKAPVRKCARPWAMVHARSVRKAVLLCHGFTGYPGELIRPGIDLFAAGFDVYCPRYPGHGTSAKDFLASKAEDWIGTAYDAFAYLAQRYDHVSLVGHSMGGAIAAIIADAFDADALALLAPALVIPSLQVTQVRVLRHFVKRRKVAWQADPDYHFHHEGDADDDAFLGSQYWSYQYPKGIWELERVRRQAVACIDHLAADTLSISGGKDPTIPQEASVLATSKSKGVNKHLHIPEAGHLMPYDKNMDAQNEAMAAVVAWMEGKR
- a CDS encoding helix-turn-helix transcriptional regulator, which encodes MSGILLLVYMLAFALGCMTLALAIVYRLANKQRWATYFIICHASLLGCMMLMALQLLSRIYLSGLVFDVITYSIAFIVIADLTFLIVFIPYFTTWVIAHPWRQPYKGLFYVLALVYLVLGISRELWQKLIIDQLMLMLFVFVIAFCLSVTLKNINSIANKTARTSAISIIIVSAAMVPAILLALLFPSLKPLLFGIYFLALSITIMTFLFMEFVRLGRSTVVKNKELVLEDLEEYHITEREFAVIRLISQGLTNKEIASQLGISANTVNNHVANIYGKTQVRSRIDLLNLLKQSW
- a CDS encoding HD domain-containing protein, coding for MRRTILIPDAFPAFLASGNTHLVKLFKLPVGLFTTFYTSRLFSVMSIFDQFPIELLLLLFSLFTLLFAYTIQRPSTHLLRTQHALLVEDILQHDQFLKLKEYRHHTNHIYDHARRVSYLSFRISKALGMDYQAAARGGLLHDFFLYDWRERKQNDEKRSSHGKEHPFIALENAKTYFSVNSLEEDIITKHMFPKTLALPRYKESVVVSISDKISAIYEYVVRA